One part of the Olleya sp. YS genome encodes these proteins:
- a CDS encoding Gfo/Idh/MocA family oxidoreductase produces MLKAGVLGAGHLGKIHLRLLNQSEKYNLVGFYDADEDNAKKVEAEFGYKYFNTIESLIEAVDVVDIVTPTLSHYDCAKQAISKGKHIFIEKPITNTVQEAEALRTLVAEFGVKGQVGHVERFNPAFIAVKDQLDSPMFIEAHRLAEFNPRGTDVPVVLDLMIHDIDVILSVVKSKVKNVSASGVSVISDTPDIANARIEFVNGCVANLTASRISLKNMRKTRFFQRDAYISVDFLEKKCEVVKMKDAPENPGDFDMILQNAEGVKKQIYFDNPDISSNNAILDELESFAEAINNNTTPIVTLHDGTEALRVATMIIDQF; encoded by the coding sequence ATGCTAAAAGCTGGTGTATTAGGTGCTGGACACCTTGGAAAAATTCATCTTAGATTATTAAATCAATCAGAAAAATACAACCTTGTTGGGTTTTACGATGCAGATGAAGATAATGCTAAAAAAGTAGAAGCCGAATTTGGTTATAAATACTTTAATACTATTGAAAGTTTAATAGAGGCTGTAGACGTTGTAGATATTGTCACGCCTACGCTATCGCATTACGATTGTGCTAAACAAGCTATTTCTAAAGGCAAACATATTTTTATTGAAAAGCCTATTACAAATACGGTTCAAGAGGCTGAAGCTTTAAGAACTTTGGTTGCAGAATTTGGTGTGAAAGGTCAAGTTGGACATGTCGAGCGTTTTAATCCTGCGTTTATTGCAGTTAAAGACCAATTAGACAGTCCTATGTTTATTGAAGCCCATCGTTTGGCAGAATTTAATCCTCGTGGTACAGATGTACCTGTGGTTTTAGACTTAATGATTCATGATATTGATGTGATTTTAAGTGTGGTAAAATCTAAGGTTAAAAATGTATCTGCAAGCGGAGTTTCAGTTATAAGCGATACACCAGATATTGCTAATGCTCGTATAGAATTTGTTAATGGTTGTGTTGCCAATTTAACAGCTAGTAGAATTTCACTTAAAAATATGCGAAAAACACGATTTTTTCAGCGAGATGCGTATATCTCTGTCGATTTTTTAGAAAAGAAATGTGAAGTGGTAAAAATGAAAGATGCACCTGAGAATCCTGGAGATTTTGACATGATTTTACAAAATGCAGAAGGCGTTAAAAAACAAATCTATTTTGATAACCCAGACATCTCTAGCAACAACGCTATTTTAGATGAGTTGGAATCGTTTGCTGAAGCAATAAATAATAACACCACACCAATAGTAACACTCCATGATGGTACAGAAGCTTTGCGTGTGGCAACCATGATTATTGATCAGTTTTAA
- a CDS encoding 3-hydroxybutyryl-CoA dehydrogenase — MKHVAVIGAGTMGNGIAHTFAQSGFKVQLIDISEASLQRGMDTIAKNLDRMVAKEKITEANKAETLGNITTFTNIEAGVKNVSLVVEAATENIDLKLKIFKQLDNACPKDTILATNTSSISITQIGAATSRPEKVIGMHFMNPVPIMKLVEIIRGYNTSDDVTNTIMELSKTLGKTPTEVNDYPGFVANRILMPMLNESIETLYNGVAGVEEIDTVMKLGMAHPMGPLQLADFIGLDVCLSILNVMYDGFKNPKYAPCPLLVNMVRAGKLGVKSGEGFYDYTESSKAEKIASQFLK; from the coding sequence ATGAAACATGTAGCAGTAATTGGTGCAGGCACAATGGGTAATGGTATTGCCCACACGTTTGCACAGTCAGGATTTAAAGTACAATTAATAGACATTAGTGAAGCGTCATTACAACGCGGAATGGATACGATTGCTAAAAATTTAGACCGCATGGTCGCTAAAGAAAAAATCACTGAAGCTAATAAAGCAGAAACTTTAGGAAACATTACCACGTTTACCAATATTGAAGCTGGTGTAAAAAATGTAAGTTTAGTTGTTGAAGCTGCAACAGAAAATATTGATTTAAAACTGAAGATTTTTAAGCAATTAGACAACGCTTGTCCAAAAGACACCATTCTGGCTACTAACACCTCCTCTATTTCTATAACACAAATTGGTGCAGCTACCTCTAGACCTGAAAAGGTTATTGGAATGCATTTTATGAATCCTGTTCCAATCATGAAGTTAGTCGAGATTATTCGTGGGTATAACACCAGTGACGACGTGACTAATACCATTATGGAGTTATCTAAAACCCTAGGAAAAACACCTACAGAAGTTAATGATTATCCTGGTTTTGTAGCTAACAGAATTTTAATGCCAATGCTAAATGAGTCTATAGAAACTTTATACAATGGTGTTGCTGGTGTCGAAGAAATTGACACAGTTATGAAACTAGGAATGGCACACCCAATGGGTCCATTACAATTAGCAGATTTTATTGGGTTAGACGTGTGTTTATCCATATTAAATGTGATGTACGACGGATTTAAAAACCCAAAATATGCGCCTTGCCCATTATTAGTTAATATGGTACGTGCAGGTAAATTAGGTGTTAAATCTGGTGAAGGTTTTTATGATTATACTGAGTCGAGTAAAGCGGAAAAAATTGCATCGCAATTTTTGAAATAA
- a CDS encoding DUF1015 domain-containing protein, translating to MTKILPFKAVRPTRDKVSLVASRSYQSYTQAEREARLDYNPFSFLHIVNPGYKYDKEISGEARYKLVKNRYSEFKEDGVFIQDQNPCFYIYKIVDRDLQEFNGIVAAASVEDYNNNVIKRHEDTIASREVIFKDYLKTVGFNAEPVLLTYPDNHTISQIITEKQKERAEFEFTTTYRDTHYLWLIEDKKDIKAIAENFSKMNTLYIADGHHRSSSSQLLAEELKKENPNHSGNEPYNFFMSYLISESELRIHEFNRLVKDLNGLTKEEFLIQLDTIYRIENRGIMPYQPSKPHHFSMYLDGEFYSLYLRKTEYEIKTSLDELDAQILYKTILQPILGITDLRNDNRIFYLSGKKDIVNLKSKVDSQEFTVGFGMVPATIEQMKQIADDGLTMPPKSTYIEPKIRSGVTIYEF from the coding sequence ATGACCAAAATCCTACCATTTAAAGCAGTTAGACCAACCAGAGATAAAGTTAGTTTGGTTGCGTCACGCTCTTATCAAAGTTATACGCAAGCAGAACGAGAAGCACGTTTGGATTATAATCCATTTTCGTTTTTACACATAGTAAATCCAGGGTATAAATATGACAAAGAAATTTCTGGAGAAGCACGTTATAAACTGGTAAAAAACAGGTATTCTGAGTTTAAAGAAGATGGTGTATTTATTCAAGACCAAAACCCTTGTTTTTACATTTATAAAATAGTCGATAGAGATTTACAAGAGTTTAATGGTATTGTGGCTGCTGCAAGTGTTGAAGATTATAACAATAACGTTATTAAACGACACGAAGACACGATTGCTTCTAGAGAAGTTATTTTTAAAGACTATCTAAAAACGGTTGGTTTTAATGCAGAACCTGTACTACTCACCTATCCTGATAACCATACGATTTCTCAAATAATTACTGAAAAACAAAAGGAACGCGCAGAATTTGAGTTTACAACAACGTACAGAGACACACATTATTTATGGCTGATTGAAGACAAAAAAGATATAAAGGCAATTGCTGAAAACTTTAGCAAAATGAATACGCTTTATATTGCAGATGGACATCATCGGTCTTCTTCGTCTCAGTTATTAGCAGAAGAATTAAAAAAAGAAAACCCAAATCATTCTGGTAATGAGCCTTATAATTTTTTTATGAGTTATTTGATTTCGGAATCAGAGTTACGTATACATGAGTTTAATCGCTTGGTCAAAGACTTAAATGGATTAACAAAAGAGGAGTTTTTAATACAATTAGATACTATATATCGTATAGAAAATAGAGGCATCATGCCTTATCAACCGTCTAAACCACATCATTTTAGTATGTATTTGGATGGCGAGTTCTACTCGTTGTACCTTAGAAAAACAGAATATGAAATTAAAACGTCTTTAGATGAATTGGATGCGCAAATACTATACAAAACCATATTACAACCTATTCTAGGCATTACCGATTTACGTAACGATAATCGTATTTTTTATTTAAGCGGAAAAAAAGATATTGTAAACCTAAAAAGTAAAGTTGATAGTCAAGAATTTACCGTTGGATTTGGCATGGTTCCTGCGACTATTGAGCAAATGAAACAAATTGCTGACGATGGACTAACTATGCCACCAAAAAGCACCTATATTGAGCCAAAAATTAGAAGTGGTGTTACTATTTATGAGTTTTGA